The genomic interval CTCGATCCAGAGCGAGCTATAGTGCCATACTGATCAGTTCACTGCAGTCCAAGCTCAGGAGGCGAAGATGTTGGGAGGGCTCATCGACTCCCTGACGGGGTCGTCGAAGCAGTCGCGGCTCAAGGGCACGGTGGTGCTCATGCGCAAGAACGTCCTCGACCTCAACGACTTCGGCGCCACCGTCATCGACGGCCTCGGCGAGTTCGTCGGCAAGGGCGTCACCTGCCAGCTCATCAGCTCCACCGCCGTCGACCAAAGTGAGACACCCTCCCTTGTTGCttttactctctctctctctctctctgtatgGGCGACCATGGCCGGTTAGCTCGGTCATCGTTTGATGGGACATGGAAAGAAGAGCGCAATATCCAGTAAAAGACAACGGGGAGCAGAGCTAGGCTAGTAGGGTACCGGATGCCCAacccaaaaggaaaaatgaaaagaaaaatgtggcTACAAAGTAAAGCACTTTGAACTGGATGCCTGAGACAGAGTCAGCCTCGGTGACGTGAGGACGTGACACGTAGCATGAAGTTAATTAACATCTGGACACGATTTAGTCGATTGGTTtttgactaattaaaaacGTACCAAGAGtaagttcaataatatagtTAACTACTAGTTTCAGTCAatataatagtcaatttatataatagctacctataaaacatatactaccctCTCTCCGCTGTCATATGTGTTCTGGAGTTCGTGCTAGAGCTGATGTCCACTACTCTtctattttctctcttattttcctaAAGTATGTCCGGATTATAGTCTGCTATCTAATCGAACCGACGTGCAGACAACGGCAACCGTGGAAAGGTGGGCGCGGAGGCGAACCTGGAGCAGTGGCCGACGAGCAGCCTGCCGTCGCTGACGACGGGGGAGTCCAGGTTCGGCGTGACGTTCGACTGGGAGGTGGAGAAGCTGGGCGTACCGGGCGCCGTCATCGTCAAGAACCACCACCGCAACGAGTTCTACCTCAAGACCATCACCCTCGACAGCGtccccggccgcgccggcgccgtcgtcttcgtcgccaACTCCTGGGTCTACCCCGCCGCCAAGTACCGATACGACCGCGTGTTCTTCGCCAACGATGTGAGTCCCTCGTCTAGCTTGccctgctctgctctgccCTGCCTGAGCTGCCTCTGCCTGTGTGTACTGCACGCGTACTGTCTGCAACTTTGTTTATGGAGCAGTTGCTTAATTAGCTGTGTTTAATGCACCCGTAGATTGTTTAGAAGGAGTCATAGGGAGGATATATttctctaacaaaaaaaaatagggaaGATATATTTGGTTTGGTGAGAAGTGAGTGAACTTTACTGAATTGTTCATGTGGTAGGTAGAGTTGATTTATTAGTGAACTACATGCATTACTCATTGTTTGAAAAAGCaatacaacatatttatatatttataaataaaaaaattatatatgttagcgatctaaaaactttGATGAgaagatctaaaatttaaaacaaaattttaacttataaatacgAAAAAAATCGAAAAGATTGCGGTGACAGCCCCGGGATATGCTTCATGTTGATAATAGCAGAGTTGCTACTTGCTACTATAGGAATCTAGAATAGTCCTTCGACTGAGCGGCATGTGGAGTTCACGTGTCATCATCATAGCTGTGCGCCGTCCACAGTTCACACACCCAAGACGCTCTTTGATGGCCCCAACAAGCTTTCCAAAGAAGATGGACTTCGCAGATAGAACTCGATTTTACTTTAGGAAACATGACACGGTAAAAGTTAAAAGTGAACAAATGGCTCAAAGTGACAAATTACTGAAGCAGTCACAAGCCATCTGGAGCAGTAATACTCATCGTAAATGAtgtggttaatttttttatatactaagatcatttattttatttaaaatatttatgtaaatatgtagaATAGTGAGTTATAATGAAATTGCATTGCTAATAATTTCaatcataataaaacaaataattattatataagtatttataagacaaatgatcataCGTACGTATATTAGAAAGCTAATAACGCCAAATACGGAGGAATTTAATATTATGTTAAATACGGAGTTAATTAGTATATGGCAGGCAAAATACTGATGGGGCTGATTTGGGTGATTAACTAGTACAATTAGCAAAGtgcattaattaatatttgagTGCTAATTTTGCTGCGGcctacgcacgcacgcaggcgTACCTGCCGAGCCAGATGCCGGCGGCGCTCAAGCCCTaccgcgacgacgagctccgcaacctgcgcggcgacgaccagcAGGGCCCGTACCAGGAGCACGACCGCGTCTACCGCTACGACGTCTACAACGACCTCGGCGAGCCCGACTCCGGCAACCCCCGCCCCATCCTCGGCGGCTCCCCCGACCGCCCCTaccctcgccgcggccgcacCGGCCGCAAGCCCACCACCAAGGGTACACGCAtcactctctctccccctctctctctgacGGCGGGCCCACCGTGAAAGGCCATGCGTTTGGCTTTGACTTTGACCTGACCGATGCGTTGACCGTACACGCGCGCGCTTGCTTTGCGCTGCAGACGCGGACTCGGAGAGCAGGCTGCCGCTGGTGCAGCAGATCTACGTGCCGCGGGACGAGCGGTTCGGGCACCTGAAGATGGCGGACTTCCTGGGCTACTCGATCAGGGCGATCGCCGAGGGGGTCGTGCCGGCGATCCGCACGTACGTGGACACCACCCCCGGCGAGTTCGACTCGTTCCAGGACATCGTCAACCTCTACGAGGGCTGCCTCCGGCTGCCGGACGTCCCGGCGCTGCAGGAGCTCCGCAAGCGCTTCCCGCTCCAGCTCATCAAGGACCTCCTCCCGGCCTCCGGCGACTACATCCTCAAGCTGCCCATGCCGCACATCATCAAACGTGAGCTttgattctttcttttttattttttttcaggcgACTGATGAATATATAGCTAGCGAAACTGACCATGGATTTTTGGTGTATGGTGCAACAGAGGACAAGCAGGCGTGGAGGACCGACGAGGAGTTCGCGCGGGAGGTGCTCGCCGGCTTGAACCCCATGATGATCACGCGTCTCACGGTGAGTGATGCGTTCGTTCGTGCGAATTTTGGAAATGGTCAATCGGTTTTCGGTTTGCAGTGTGGTCTTACACACGCCTTCTGCAGCCTAGATTTGGTGCCAGATTAAGATAATCTCTGTGTTCGATCGCAGGAGTTCCCTCCGAAAAGTACTTTGGATCCTAGCAAGTTCGGCGACCACACCAGCACGATCACGGCGGCGCACATCGAGAACAGTCTCGAGGGTCTCACCGTGCAACAGGTACGTATGCACGTAATGACCAAACAAGCCAGGCAAAATGGTTGCTGCATATGTTGCGATCACCTGTACGTAAATTTGGCAACGTTAAATTGCTGCTGCACGCTGACCGTATAGAGTGTAACAATTTCGCTCGAATGGGTGTGGCGATTTTACGTACGTGCAGGCGCTGGACAGCAACCGGCTGTACATTCTCGACCACCACGACCGGTTCATGCCGTTCCTGATCGACGTCAACAACCTGGAGGGCAACTTCATCTACGCGACCCGGACGCTCTTCTTCCTGCGAGGCGACGGCACGCTGGCGCCGCTGGCCATCGAGCTGAGCGAGCCCCTGATCCAGGGCGGCGTGACCGCCGCCAAGAGCACGGTGTACACGCCGGCGTCGACCGGCGTCGAGGCCTGGGTCTGGCAGCTCGCCAAGGCCTACGTCGCCGTCAACGACTCCGGCTGGCATCAGCTGATCAGCCACTGGTACGTTCCAGCACGAGATTAtctcaaaagaagaaaaaaaaaatccatcgaTTCATCGATCAAGCGTTGCTCATGGATTGATTTGGTTGACCAGGCTGAACACGCACGCGGTGATGGAGCCGTTCGTGATCGCGACGAACCGGCAGCTCAGCGTGACGCACCCGGTGCACAAGCTGCTGAGCCCGCACTACCGCGACACGATGACCATCAACGCCCTCGCGCGGCAGACGCTCATCAACGCCGGCGGCATCTTCGAGATGACCGTCTTCCCCGGCAAGTACGCGCTCTGGATGTCCTCCATGGTGTACAAGAACTGGAACTTCACCGAGCAAGCCCTTCCCAACGATCTCATCAAGAGGTACTACACAACACATCTCCGTTGATCTAATGAGGAGAAGTCAAGAACAGTGTGTGAAATGTGATTGATCGTGCGATGTGATGTGATGTGTTGCAGgggcgtggcggtggaggaCGCGACGAGCCCGTACAAGGTGCGGCTGCTGATCGAGGACTACCCGTACGCGGTGGACGGGCTGGAGATCTGGCACGCGATCGAGCAGTGGGTGGGCGAGTACCTGGCCATCTACTAccccgacgacggcgtgctCCGCGGGGACGCGGAGCTGCAGGCGTGGTGGACGGAGGTGCGGGAGGTCGGGCACGGCGACCTCAGGGACGCGGCGTGGTGGCCCAGGATGCAGTCCGTGTCGGAGCTCCGCGACGCGTGCGCCACCATCATCTGGACCGCGTCGGCGCTGCACGCGGCGGTCAACTTCGGGCAGTACCCGTACGCGGGGTACCTCCCGAACCGGCCGACGGTGAGCCGGCGGCGCATGCCGGAGCCCGGCACGGAGGCGTACGCGGAGCTGGGGCGCGACCCGGAGCGGGCGTTCATCCGCACCGTCACCAGCCAGCTCCAGACCATCATCGGCATCTCGCTGATCGAGGTCCTGTCGAAGCACTCCTCCGACGAGGTGTACCTCGGGCAGCGCGACACGCCGGCGTGGACGTCGGACCCCAAGGCGCTGGAGGCGTTCCGGCGGTTCAGCAGCCGGCTGGTGGAGATCGAGGGCAGGGTGGTGGGCAAGAACGGCGACCCGGGGCTCAAGAACCGCAACGGCCCGGCCAAGCTCCCCTACATGCTGCTCTACCCCAACACCTCCGACGtcagcggcgccgccgccggcatcaCCGCCAAGGGCATCCCGAACAGCATCTCCATCTGAGCTGAGCCTGCCCGCCCAGCCACACGAACCAATACGAACGCAGTTACGCTACGGCTACGAATAAGCGTCGATCGTTGCAGCAATTATATTCAAGCGACCGCATGCATGCAAAGTTCTGACTGGTCGCTCGATCACTGGATCAAACTGTGAGCATTGTGAGGtgctatatacatatactattATATGGATAAAACTCGCATATTCCAAATTGAAGCTGATTCTCGCCATGTTTATATGTCTGAAAACTTTATTGTTCATTAGAAAatgagcttttttatcatcattaaaaaatatctcaaggtaccatattttttaaaaagtttggtATAttaaggtatcaaaaatttatactaaaatttttgatacttTAAGTTACTTTTTAAGAACGATAAAAAACCCTTAGAAAATACTTCGATATTGGTACCGCTAAATTTTACAACAGTAAGAAAGTTAAAATTACCCTTACTAGCAGTAAGAAAGTTAAAATTACCCTCACATGCTAAATAGGTACCTTACCTGCCGAACATAGTATCTTTAACAAAAAGTTTAAAGAACGGTGTTATGTTCAGACGAGATGGTTAAATGTCTTTTTGCCAATGACTTTGCCGCACACACCGGACTACTGTCTCGCGGGTGTGAGGTGCATGCGTTATGCGCCAAGCTTGGCCTCGACTCGATGCCCTACGTCGCCAACTGACCATTCTGTACGCACGCTACGGTGACGTCGACGGCACGCTAGCAACTGTCAGCCGCATGGGCACGCACGATGTGGCCGTATGGACAACGGTGGTCGCCGTGCTATGTGCAGACTGACCGTGCAGGCAGCGcgcacctccgccgccgatgcTTATCTCCATGTGCACGCGCAGGTTGAGATTGTCTTCACTGCCTGTTGATACCTCGTGATACCGGTTGATACCACACTACAAGCTAATGGATACCATATTGATACTAGATGATAACATCAGGTAtcttttggtatcatctgaCATCTGTTGATACTAATCAGTATCATCCAGGTTTTCATATGAAATCAAATGATATCTATTGATACATGTTGTCATCATATGATATCACTTAGAACCAGAATATAATACGATGTAGTCACCTGTTGATACTAATTAGTATCATTcagtttttcatataaaatcaaatgatatctATTGATacttacttatatatattgttatcaTATGATACCAGTTTAAACCAGAATATGACATCATATAGTCCCACATGATATTTGCGCACGGTGAGTTAACATGGCTAGGAGGCGGCGCGAGACGCGCGGAGGACACCCGTATATTAACAGTCTCATCCGAACAGAACGTCGTACGCTAGTAGTTCTCTATCTTTAAATGTACTAAATGGTGACTTTTCTGCTCCCACGTTAATCCTAGAGCAGGTTTAGGACAAGCAGTGTTGCCTAAACTGTCTGAGGGCCTCTTATCGCTCTCCGGTAAAGGCGCAGTTAATGTGCGGTAGCCGTGACAACCGTGGAAACcgatgcaaatttaaatttaaattacacAGTTCTCGCGGCTTGTCGGTTAAAACCGTGAGATAAGCGGTCCCAACCACGTGGTTTGAAGCGATAGTATAAACTAAGgtgaaataaatttgaaaaaactgtaaaattataagaaaaatcaaaaattactAGTTAACTATAATTTTGATAGTTAGActatgtttttggaaaaacatGATCATGGAATCTCCATGTTTTCACACGAGATCAGAGGTTCTATCTACTTTATATAGTGCACATGCAGtcatttaaacaaataaatcatgtAATTTGTACCAATAATCATGTATACTTATCGTGCATACATATTACTTAAAAGTTACAAATGttaactaaattaattaactcatGAAGCTATTCACTATGAACTAACAAATGAtagttataattttaatttttcataataacCTAACCAGACAATGTATAAACATATCGTTACATGTTTGCAAATCAATCTCATCGAAAATACCGCCCTCATgtcaaattttcatataaacatatacctacaaacaatttttaactaataaactattataaatttgtttttcccctccttttcaCTATGAATTCTTAATCAttcgtaaattttttatttccatcTATTTCTTGCACCAAACTTTACTACAAATTAATCTCTAACATactttttttaccaaattttcttttttaaagtcccctcaaatttaaatagcCCTACTACGATATACCAAAACCGTTTGTTGTCGGAGACCACAGTTACCATGGTAGCATGAACCCTGGGACGTGTTGTCCATCATTTTGTACCCATAAAAAATGCAATAGAGTAATACTAATGACTATTTTGGACAGAAGAAAACTGCAGCTAGTGTAGTGGGATAAAGTTGTTTGCAGAAGGTCACTGTAACACTCCATcattatcttatattatagtcaCAGATGTTGTAGATGATTATTGTGGTCTCGAGAGTTTGAGAAggtttgtaaaatttattaaagttttttcaccaaagtctATTTTCAGCCTTATCTTTTGTATAGCTAAGAATACaggtataaaagttttattcatatttatttgtaaatatttcgTTTGCCTTTTAATCACCCCCGCTATTTCCTTCCCTCTTCTCCGCTGTTAATTTAAAAAGTCAAGGTCACGTGTAAGTTTCAAAATGAAAAGGAACTCTATCAACAGAAGAAAGATCAAATGTTATGCCACTTGTAATCTGTTATGAGCAATCAAATACAAGCAGGTGGGAGGTTCATGTTtgtcacgcccaaaaatttttcatacaaatttctgaacttaattgtgtattaaaatccctgtccaggaccagacAGGGTACACAAAcagttgattacataaccatcattcttagaaacaactgaaaataacacttattctaacgaaaatgcagcggaaagaaaggtagactagctccagcgggtacggctccagtccacaggcaaagcttcaacggtagaccagctcactcctgagagtcacctctatcggactcaacttctagctctggagggggaaattgagcaaggctgagtacaaaccaccgtactcaacaaacAGCATGGGAAAGAGaggaataaatgatgcataggggtcatcaaggataggctagggttagttgcaataaaacatcatttaaacaaataacagagaataaatcgaataaaggtaattaaaaatacattaaaggataagtaaataatagttgtaaaataccacaacactgtccaacgttacaccatgttgcgacaggcccaaccactactcaacgttataccatgttgcagtagtcccaagcgaAAGCCAGTTTAATCgggttattaaaggttcaactaatcacagtgaaactgggagttcgcccgtaaccgtggcgcgactattcgaataggttatactctgataagaggtgtactactgtacccacaagacacaactccactacacttgaacgtgcgccgacataccaccatggtataacgaaaaggagaccgtgataggacccgtcacataaccctcc from Oryza brachyantha chromosome 3, ObraRS2, whole genome shotgun sequence carries:
- the LOC102723035 gene encoding putative linoleate 9S-lipoxygenase 3, translated to MLGGLIDSLTGSSKQSRLKGTVVLMRKNVLDLNDFGATVIDGLGEFVGKGVTCQLISSTAVDQNNGNRGKVGAEANLEQWPTSSLPSLTTGESRFGVTFDWEVEKLGVPGAVIVKNHHRNEFYLKTITLDSVPGRAGAVVFVANSWVYPAAKYRYDRVFFANDAYLPSQMPAALKPYRDDELRNLRGDDQQGPYQEHDRVYRYDVYNDLGEPDSGNPRPILGGSPDRPYPRRGRTGRKPTTKDADSESRLPLVQQIYVPRDERFGHLKMADFLGYSIRAIAEGVVPAIRTYVDTTPGEFDSFQDIVNLYEGCLRLPDVPALQELRKRFPLQLIKDLLPASGDYILKLPMPHIIKQDKQAWRTDEEFAREVLAGLNPMMITRLTEFPPKSTLDPSKFGDHTSTITAAHIENSLEGLTVQQALDSNRLYILDHHDRFMPFLIDVNNLEGNFIYATRTLFFLRGDGTLAPLAIELSEPLIQGGVTAAKSTVYTPASTGVEAWVWQLAKAYVAVNDSGWHQLISHWLNTHAVMEPFVIATNRQLSVTHPVHKLLSPHYRDTMTINALARQTLINAGGIFEMTVFPGKYALWMSSMVYKNWNFTEQALPNDLIKRGVAVEDATSPYKVRLLIEDYPYAVDGLEIWHAIEQWVGEYLAIYYPDDGVLRGDAELQAWWTEVREVGHGDLRDAAWWPRMQSVSELRDACATIIWTASALHAAVNFGQYPYAGYLPNRPTVSRRRMPEPGTEAYAELGRDPERAFIRTVTSQLQTIIGISLIEVLSKHSSDEVYLGQRDTPAWTSDPKALEAFRRFSSRLVEIEGRVVGKNGDPGLKNRNGPAKLPYMLLYPNTSDVSGAAAGITAKGIPNSISI